From Elephas maximus indicus isolate mEleMax1 chromosome 25, mEleMax1 primary haplotype, whole genome shotgun sequence, the proteins below share one genomic window:
- the RBM38 gene encoding RNA-binding protein 38 isoform X2, translating to MLLQPAACAPSAGLARLPAARGAMHGSQKDTTFTKIFVGGLPYHTTDASLRKYFEGFGDIEEAVVITDRQTGKSRGYGFVTMADRGAAERACKDPNPIIDGRKANVNLAYLGAKPRSLQPGFAVGVQQLHPAFIQRTYG from the exons ATGCTGCTGCAGCCCGCGGCGTGCGCCCCGAGCGCGGGCTTGGCGCGGCTCCCGGCCGCCCGCGGCGCCATGCACGGCTCGCAGAAGGACACCACGTTCACCAAGATCTTCGTGGGCGGCCTGCCCTACCACACCACCGACGCCTCGCTCAGGAAGTACTTCGAGGGCTTCGGAGACATCGAGGAGGCCGTGGTCATCACGGACCGCCAGACTGGCAAATCCCGCGGCTACGGCTTC GTGACCATGGCAGACCGGGGGGCTGCTGAGAGAGCTTGCAAAGACCCTAATCCCATCATTGACGGCCGCAAGGCCAACGTGAACCTGGCGTACTTGGGTGCCAAGCCTCGGAGCCTGCAGCCGG GCTTTGCTGTGGGTGTGCAGCAGCTCCACCCCGCCTTCATCCAGCGGACCTACGG